The genomic region ACCGTGTACTGGTCGTGGAGGATGATCCGGCTCAGGCCGTTTTCGCTACGTCCATCCTCAATAAAGCGGGATTTGAAACCCACTCGGTGACTGACCCTCTGCAGGTAATGGAGGTTCTACACGATTTCAAACCGGACCTGATCCTCATGGATCTCTATATGCCCGGCGCCAGCGGAGCAGAGTTGACTGCGGTAATCCGGGAGCAAAATGAGTTCGTCGATACCCCGATCGTCTTTCTTTCGGGAGAGCAGGATCTGGACAAGCAACTCAAGGCCCTCAGCTTCGGCGGCGAGGACTTTCTCTCCAAGCCCATTGGACCAAAGCACCTGATCTCCACCGTGACAAACCGAATCCACCGGGCCAAGGAGATTCACCACAGGCTCGGCATTCCCGACCGTCTTGATAAAGCCACTGGACTGTTTGCACGTCACTACCTGCTGGAACGGGTGGAGATGACGCTCAGCACGGATACCCATGTCGCAGATATTCCCGCAGTGCTCTACATCGAAATCGATAATCCGGAGAAGGCGCTTGACGTAGCCGGCATCGGCGGGATGGATGTCATACTTTCCGAGACCGGTAATATCATTTCCGGATTACTGCAACCCCAGGATGTACTGGCCCGTTTTGGAGACAGCAGCCTCGGCTTGCTCGCCTGTCGGGACAAAAATGAGGATCTGGCCGAACTGGCGGAGCAACTCTGTGAAACTGTCGCAGACAAAATCATTGAATTGGAACGCAACACGATCAGCATAACGGTCAGCGTCGGTATCTGTATTGTCGATGGAAGTAATCAGGATGCCGGCAGCATTGTTTCCAAAGGACAATGGGGAAGTCGCATGGCGCACAATGCCGGCGGCAACCAAGCCTATCTCTACAACCCGCCAAAGGTTGAAAAGGGAGATGAGGAAGATAATCTATGGCTGGCCAATCTGGTACAGGAGGCGATGCAGAAAAACCTCTTCCAGATCTATTTTCAGCCTATGGTGTCTCTGCAGGGTACCGCCAATGCCCACTATCAAACACTGCTGCGTCTGAAATCTCCAAACGGACAGCTGTTGACTGCCGCCACATTCATTTCAGTTGCCGAAGAGCTGGGCGTCATCGGCAAGCTGGACCAATGGACCTCGATGCAGGCAATTTCGATTATCTCTGAAAACAGAGGAAAATCTCAGGAGGTGCGCCTTTTCGTCTCCCAATCCTCCGCCCTGCTGAACGATTTGGAGCGTATGTCATGGCTGCAGGAACAACACAGGACCGGCCGCATTCAGGAGGGTGAACTTACCTTTGAATTCCGCCTTTCCGATATAATTCACCACCTGAAATCTGCCAAAACCTGTTTCGAAACACTGCAGAAAATGGGCATAGGCACCTTGTTGACCGGTGTTTCCAATACGTCTGACGACTTACGGACACTCAAACATCTGGCGCTTCGCTTCATCAAAATTGATCTTGCGCTGTTGAACCGGGACAACAGTGATCTGAAAGAGTTGATTACTACTGCCCATAGTCTGGGCATCAAAGTTATTGCACCCCAGGTGGAGAACCCCAGTAGCATCGCCAAACTCTGGAGCAGCGGCGCCGATTTCGTGCAGGGCAATTTTGTACAACGGCCGGAAAACAACCTGATCTACGATTTCGACGAATCTGTTCTGCAATAGACTCGCACATATGCCTATAGCGTAGGCCCGATCCGCTTCGCTTGATCGGGCCTACGCTTCAAACAACAACTATTTCAGTAGAGAAGCTGTTATCGAAATGTTTACTTTATACCCAAAAGCGATTTCACTGCTCTGCGTACTGTTTTTCGGAATCGTGGCCGGTAATCTCTCTGCGGCCCAGCCGACTTTTCCGCTCTACCCTCATCCCGACCGTTTTGTTATTAACGAGGGGGACGATGCGAAAACCTGTCTGGATCTGGACAAAGAGATTGCCATGCTTGAGCGTCGCACATACTCCTACAAACCGCAGTTCTATGAAGACCCCCTTCACGGCGGCGCCATCTGGGCCGGAACTCTCTACTTTCCCCCCGCCTATGGCTATCTCGCTTATTCGGGTGCAGCGGAATATACCGAGCACGCCCGTATTCTTGAAGCACGTCGCCGCATCGCGGTTTTACGTCAGATCAAAGCCTATCGCCGCTGCTACGAAGATTAATGGCTACAAACAGTGTTCAAACGGCAGTCCGCAACCAGGACTACTCCTGGAATGAGCTGACCGGCATGATCCTGCAGCACCGGCGGGAGCTGATTGCTGCGAATATCATCGCCATCTTCGGCGCCATTGCTGCGGTACCCGTCCCCCTGTTGATCCCTCTACTCGTTGACGAAGTGCTGCTCAATCAGCCGGGTCGTGCAATAGCCACTATCGACAGCCTCTTCCCAGCAAGTTGGCAGGGGCCGACGCTCTATATTCTCGCAGTTTTGGGTCTTACCCTGATATTACGTCTGATCACCCTTATCCTCGGTGTCTGGCAAACCCGCCAATTCACCTGCATCGCCAAGGATGTCATCTTTCTAATCCGGCGGGACCTGCTGCAACGCCTTGAGCACATCTCCATGTCCGCCTATGAGACCCTCGGCAGCGGTACGGTGGCATCCCACCTGGTAACCGACCTGGCTGCCGTGGACAACTTTGTCAGCACGACTACCAGCAAATTTCTTGTGGCGGTGCTCACCATAACCGGCACAGCCCTGGTGCTACTCTGGATAAACTGGCCACTTGCCCTGTTCATCCTGCTGCTGAACCCAATTGTCATCTATTTCACGACGGTTTTCGGCCGGCGGGTAAAGCGCCTGAAAAGAGAGGAGAACTCCGCCTTCCAGTTGTTTCAGGAGTCTCTGGAAGAGACCCTCGATGCGATCCAGCAGATCCGCGCCAGCAATCGGGAACGTCACTACATTCAGCGCATCATCGACAAGGCGGAGAGTATTCGCCACCACTCCGCCGCCTTCACATGGAAGAGTGATGCCGCCGGACGACTCTCCTTTGTCATCTTTCTTTTCGGCTTCGATATTTTCCGCGCTGTGAGCATGTTCATGGTGCTCTATTCCGACCTCACGATCGGCGAGATGCTGGGGGTCTTTGCCTACCTCTGGTTCATGATGGGACCAGTGCAGGAGGTATTGAACGTACAGTACGCCTACCAGAGCGCGCAGGCGGCACTGAGCCGGATCAATCAGCTGATGCGGGTCGACCTGGAACCCGTCTATCCCCATCAGGAAAACCCGTTCAAAGACAAAACAACCGTCTCCGTCGAGCTTAACGATATCCATTTTGCCTATGGTGAAGGACCTTCCGTGCTCAAGGATATTTCATTACAAATTTCCGCCGGAGAAAAAGTGGCACTGGTGGGTGCGAGCGGCGGAGGAAAAACCACCCTGGTGCAGATTCTGCTCGGACTCTACCCTCCCGCTTCGGGACAGGTGCTGTTCGATGGTGTACCGGTCAACAGAATCGGCATGGACGTGGTAAGAGATCATGTGGCAACCGTGCTGCAACACCCTGCGCTGCTAAACGACAGTGTGCGGATCAATCTCACACTTGGCCGCGATGTCCCTGAAACAGAACTCTGGCAGGCGCTGAAAATCGCGCAGCTCGATGCAACCATAGAGCGAATGGATCAGGGACTGGAGACGCTGATCGGCCGTTTCGGCGTGCGTCTCTCCGGCGGCCAGCGACAACGGCTGGCAATTGCCCGTATGGTTTTGACCAACCCAAGCGTGGTCATCCTTGATGAAGCCACCTCCGCCCTCGACACTACAACCGAGGGAAATCTCCACTCGGCGTTGCAACAGTTTTTGGCTGGCCGCACCACTATCATCATCGCCCATCGGTTGAGCGCGGTGAAACAGGCCGACAGGGTTCTGGTATTCGAAGACGGCAGAATTGTGGAACAGGGAAGACATGATGAGCTGATTGCAAACAATGGCCTCTACTCCTCCCTATACGGCCGACAGCAGTAAATCCATAAGAGGTCGGAGTCAAACAGCACTATTCGGTTTTACTCGCCAGAAGCCCCGTCCGGTTTGTCCCCTGCAAGTACACCACCATGAAAAAGTTAAAGTTGAAGACAGATACAGACGAGTGCGACAATCACCCGGGACCAGCCACGGACGAGATAAGAGCGATAATGTTCAACCAGGCACTCTCTTCACAACAAAACTGCGCATCGACGATTCCGAATTTAACGGGATTGTGGCCAGTGTTAATTATTCTCTGCTGCAGTTCATTGGTGTTCGCGAATGATCCCCTGCCCCTGCCATCGGGACTGGACCTCTCCCTACCCGACATGGAGCCCGCCGTCACATTGGAGAAACACCACAACCGCACGGTGGAGGAGTACCGCGTCAACAATAATCTCTATATGATCAAAGTGACCCCGAATATCGGCCCCTCATATTATATGGTTGATCCGGACGGCAGCGGCGAAATGGAGATGAAACGCGGCCCAGCCGATGTCAATGTGCCTAAATGGACACTTTTCAGTTGGTAACTCAACGCACCCCAAAAACCGGCACATGAGCCAATCAAACGAGAACACCATGAACAGTAATAGAATCATGCGATGGATACTGACCGGGCTCCTGTTGGCAGCAGTCAGCACAACCGCACTTGCGAGTACGCTCGAAACCGTCAAAAAACACGGAACACTACGCTGCGGAGTCAACACTGGCTTGCCTGGATTTGCCCTGAAGAGTAGTGCAGGTCGCTGGGAAGGCATGGACGCCGATTTCTGTCGCGCAGTGGCAGCTGCGGTCTTCGGCGATGCCGAAAAAGTTGAATTCATTCCCCACACAACCAAAACACGTCTGCAGGCATTGCAGAACGGCAACATCGATCTACTGGCGCACAACGTCACCTGGACCATGAGCCGTGATCTCGGCACGGGTCTCGACTTTGCCGGTATCTACTATTTTGATGGTCAGGGTTTCATGGTTCGCAAGGATATGAAAGTACGCAGCGCCCTCGCCCTGAATGGAAGCAGCATCTGCGTTATCGGTGGAACCACGAGTGAAGCCAACGTAAAAGAGTATTTCATCAGGCATCAGATGAAACTTCGTCTGGTGAGCTCTGATACCTCAGTGGATGCACTGAAGAATTTTGAGCAAGGCACTTGCAAGGTCCTCACCAGCGATCTGTCACAGCTCTATTCCCTGCGCACCAGCACAAAAAACCCTGGCGACTATAAGGTGCTGCCGGAACCCATCTCCAAGGAGCCACTCGGCCCGGTGGTGCGTGAAGGTGACGATAACTGGCGCGACATCGTCCAGTGGACGCTGTTTACCCTGATCAACGCCGAGGAGATGGGGGTCAGCTCCAACAACGTCGACCGCGTTCTGGAGATCGCGCACACCCCCGAGGTTCTGCGTCTGCTGGGCAAGACGGGCGCTTCCGGCAAATCTCTAGGCCTGGAAAACGACTGGTCCTATCAAATCATCCGCAAGGTCGGAAATTACGGTGAGGTTTTCGAGCGCAATCTGGGAAAACAGACTCCGCTTAAAATGAAACGTGGTTTCAATTCAACCTGGCAAAATGGCGGCCTGCTCTACGCGCCTCCCGTGCGGTAATTAATCAGGAGGCCAGCAATGTTCACGGGTATCGTTCAGGGGACAGTAGAGGTCGTCGAGATCATCGAAAAAAGTGACTTTCGCACCCACAAGGTCCTTCTGCCAGGCAAGCTTCTGGATGGGCTGGAACCCGGCGCCTCCGTAGCTCACAACGGTTGTTGTCTGACGGTTACCGGAATCGAGGATGATCTGGTCAGTTTCGACCTGATGCAGGAGACCCTGCGGGTTACCAATCTCGGCGAGGTGGAAGCTGGTGACCGAGTGAATGTGGAACGGGCCGCCCGCTTCGAGGATGAGATCGGCGGCCATCAAATGTCCGGCCATATCCTCTGCACAGCGATTGTGGTCAATGTGGTCGCAACAGAAAACAATCATCAGGTTCGTTTCAGACTGCCGGATGAGTGGATGAAATACCTCTTTACCAAGGGATATATCGGCATCGACGGTATCAGCCTGACCATCGGTGAGGTATCCGGCAACGAATTCGAGGTCAACCTGATCCCCGAAACCCTGGCTCGCACCAACATCGGCAGTCGCAAACCCGGAGACCGGATCAACATCGAGATCGATCCGCAAACCCAAGCTATCGTTGATACCGTGGAACGGGTTTTAGCAAAAACACCCTCTCCTTCCTAACCCGGTTGTTTTTGAGGAAGCAGGTTCCGGGAAGAGGAAACGATTGTAAAATCACGCACGAATAATCATCCTAAATACCGCTCCAGCTTCACTTGGCCCTGTTCATTCATCGATTTGTGACGCAAAATATTGCCTATCTGAAACGACAGGTAATCTCCGCAACCAAGTCGTCTTCGTCTTCGATTCCAGATAAGTACTTTGATGCAGGCAAGTGAAACAACCATAGAGGCTCCACCCGTTCGCGTCGCAGCCTTAGGCGTCGACGATCGCATAAGGAACAGCCTGCGCCTATTTTTCCACGAATCCTGCAAGGATCGATTTCAGCTGGTGGAAGAGGAGGCAGCAGACGCCGTCATCATCGATCTCGACCATAAAAAAGGGATACGACTGGCACAGGAGCAGCGACAGCTTCATCCATCCACACCGGTCATAGTAATCTCCCAGGATCCACGGGAGACAGGCAGCCTCATAAGCCTGCTCAAACCACTGAAAAAACGCAGTCTTGCAAAAGCACTGTTACGGGCTGAAGCGCAAGCGAAAGACCCACAGAATTCCTCATCAACCCTGCCCAGCCTGCAAATTGCATCAACGCCGGTCGCGCCTGCTGAAGAGAGTGGTGAAGATGTCGTCATGGCGGGAATGCCTCCCACCAGCACAGGCTATCAGATCGCCCGCCACCTTGCGGAAAAGGATATCCAGGCATTTCTGGGGTCAACCCCAGATATTGATACTAATAGTGCCCAGCAACTGGCCAATATCCGCTACGACCCGGATAGTTTTTTCCAGGGAAAACTGAGCCAAATCACTGCCATGATGAAACAAAAGGGGCAGGCGGTGCGACTGCAGTTTTCCAATGAAGAGTTCATTATCCTCTACCCCGACGAAGAGATGGCTCAGATTAATATGAGCGAATCCAGGTTAGGGGCTCTCTCCGCTGCCCCCATATCACCAGGTGGTCTCTCATTCACTTTTTGCGATGATCTCTTCTCACCGGATGATGGGGCTGCGGATTCATTTATGCACCTCGATGCTCTCATGTGGAAAACAGCACTTTGGGCCTCGCGGGGCCGTATCCCCTACGAAACCGATCTCCATAAACCGGTTGCCCTGGATCGCTGGCCAAACCTGACGCGTCTGTTGTTATTACCCAACACCCTTGAGATTGCCGCACTCTGGGCGGAGCAACCTCACTCGCTCATCGAAACTGCTGCAAAGCTAAAAATCCCGCAGCGCTATGTTTTCGGTTTCTACAGCGCAGTTTTTGCCTTGGGGCTGGCAAATACAGGAGAGACAATGAAGACCCTCGACTATGTCCCGATTGCTGCCGATACAGGGGAAAAACAGCCGGCCTCTGCCAGCTGGCTCAGCAACTGGATACCATTTTTCCGCAGTAAAAACGGATGAAAAAAGACCTCAAAATCATCTTTACCGGGCCGGTGGGGGCAGGCAAAACCACTGCGATCAACGCCATCAGTGATACTGATACCGTGTCCACCAATGAATCCTCCACGGACGAGCTCCGCTATCGTAAAAACACCACCACAGTCGCAATGGATTACGGCATCATCAACATGGTGGACAGCAAGCGGGTGCATCTCTACGGGACACCTGGTCAAGAACGTTTCGACTTCATGTGGGACATCCTGATTCAGGGTGGCATGGGCCTGGTCCTGCTGGTGGATAATGCCCGCCCCGACCCGCTGGAAGACATGCAGTTTTTTCTGCAGCGATTCGGGGACTTCATCCAGCGCACCCGAGTCGCTATCGGTGTTACCCGAATGGATGTCTCCAGTACACCCAGACTGAACGAATACCAGTCATTATTGAATGAGCAGACGCGAAAAATCCCACTTTTCGAAGTGGATGCCAGAGTCAGACAGGACGTATCCATCCTGGTGCAGTCGTTGCTTCATTCTCTGGATCATCAGAAGCGCGAATAACCGGAGTTTAGGCTCGCTCAAGTGCAGCGGAACCTGCATCCCGGCAACGCCTTTGTCACTCCAGAAATGCCCGATCCGCTGCGCTTGATCAGGCCTACGCCTCCATTCATTGATTACCATATTAGAAAATATCGATGACTTTTGCGCCGTCTCGTGCTATTTTCCCGCATCGGTTTTAAGGTCAGATTCATCGCGTATCGGCACCCGTCAGCACGCATTTTGTCAGACCAAGAGGCACACCGGTTTCTAGGGAAGCCCGGCGTGCCTGATATTTTCACCTTCCTGATTGGGTCGTGATGGGTTCGCTCACTCAACTATTGATTACACCTGTCGCCACAGCAGTGCTTATCGCCCTGCTTCCTGGACAGAATCAACGTCTGATCCGGGGAGTCGCACTCTTCGGCTCCGCCATCGCCTTGCTGCTCTCCTGGCGATTATTCGCCGGCTTTGATAACTCCCTTGCAGATCTGCAATTCATGGAGGTTGTGCCCTGGAACCCGCGCCTCGGCACATCTTATGCCGTCGGCATCGATGGTATCTCCCTCTCCATGATCCTGCTGGCAACCCTGCTCAGTCTGGTCGCCCTGGCCGCTTCGGCCAGCATCACCAAGCAGGTGAAAGGCTACTACATACTGGTGTTGGTGCTGGAATCCGCCATGCTCGGGGTATTCATGGCCCAGGACTGGTCGCTATTCTATGTCTTCTGGGAACTGACCCTGATCCCGCTCTTCTTCCTCATTGATCGCTGGGGAGGGAAAAATCGTCAGGGTGCAGCACTCAATTTCGTGCTCTACACCATGGGCGGGTCGGTTTTTATGCTGCTTAGCCTGCTGGTGCTTTTCGACACCCTGCCGGGCCACTCCTTTGCCATGGATCAGATGCGCGCCGGCGCGCACCTGATTTCCGAACAGAAACAGGTCCTGATCTTTTTGGGTTTTCTCATCGGTTTCGGGGTCAAGATGCCGATCTTCCCTATCCACGGCTGGCTGCCGCTGGCCCACGTCGAGGCACCGAGTCCTATCAGCATCCTGCTCTCCGGCATCCTGTTGAAAATGGGATCCTACGGTCTGATCCGTGCCGCACAGACCCTGCCCGATGCCGTCATCTCCCTGCAGGGGGTACTGGTTGCCCTCGCGTTGGTAAGTCTGGTCTATGGTGGTCTATTGGCTTGGCGGCAATGGGATCTGAAACGGATGATCGCCTACTCTTCGGTCAGCCACATGGGTGTGGTGTTGCTGGGCATCGCAACCCTAAATTTCGCCGGTCTGACCGGAGCGGTTATGCAGATGATGGCACACGGATTGGTGGCGGGCGCCACTTTCCTGCTGATCGGACTGCTCTATGAACGCACCCACACGCGCAACATCAATGACTACAGCTCCCTGCTTCGGGTAGCACCACGCTTTGCCTTCTTCACCACGATTGCATTTATCGGCGCCGTTGGCCTGCCCGGCACTTTTGGTTTTATCGCCGAACTACACGTCCTGATTGGCGGTTTCGAACGTTGGGGCTGGTTGGTGGTACTACTAACCCTAGGCGTATTGATCAGCGCTGCCTATGCGATACGCACTATCGGCCGTCTCTTCACCGGGCCCGTTCGAAAGGAGATGCAGGATATCGCTGACCTGCGGCCCAGCGAGATGGCAGCCGCCATCGTGTTGACTGGCGGCATTGTCTTATTGGGCATCTTCCCGGCTCCGGCACTGGAGCTTGTGTCCGCCTCCATCACCCAGTTGAGCGCCACCTTCGCGGCCCATCTGTAATCAAGCGAGGAGAAAACTTTGTCCGCCGCCAGCCATGAGACAGATTCCGTCGATATCCGCAGCCGCCTGCATCATGTTATCGAGCACTTCGAGCATGTACTGCCAGGACAGGCGCCGATCAAGGACTTCGTCCACCACAACACGCTGCACGGCTTCCAGCATCTGGAATTCACCGAGGCACTGGCAGAGGCGGAGCGCATTAACGGTGCAAGGGGCTACCTGCCGGATGACCGTTTCCGGGAGTTCTACGCTGAGGGGCGCATCACCCTGGAAGATCTGCGGGCCGTCATCGATGAGACCCCAGCACTGGAGCCCGACGAGGTCCTGCTGGAGAATATCGACGGCGCACTGACCTACCGTGATATCACCATTGCGGCTTTGCTCCACCCTCTGAAGACAGTCACTGCCTGTCAGTTCAACTGGCAGATCGAAGAGTTGGATCTCCTGCGCCGTTTTCAGTCCGACGTCGACAATAACACTCGCCAACATTTTCTCGAAGCTGCCGCCGAGCAAGGTCTGAGCGACGAAAAGGCTGCCATCTCCGATCTCTGGACCATATGCCTCGAAACCCTCGGCCTGGAGCATTTCTGTATGCACCCGGAGGAGTTGGTTGATCTCTCTCCGGAGCAGGCGGAGCGCATGCTACACACCCTGACCATTGAGGACGACAGCTTCAGTAGCGTTCACTACCGGGTGCGAAAAGAGTCCGCCAAGCAACTTGACCGGACAATATCGCGGATCGGACAGGAAATCACTCTGCACGGCCTATTGCTTGAATTGACCGGCAAGGATCTGCTTGATGAGATTCGTCCACTGCTCATCCGTTTCATCGCCAGTTTTCTTGACCAGGGCCAAGCGGCTTGGCAAGCCCCCGAGCGCGATACAGGCTTTTACACCACCTGGCGACGCAGCGTCGCCGTCTCTCTAACCGGCTTCTTCAACGAGATGCCGGAGTGGCAGGACGAGATCGCAGTGCTCGACGAGGACCCGATGGAGGCAGTGATCTCTGAACTGCAGCGCATGGGGCTTCCGGAGACGTACTGGGAATCTTATCTGGAAAGACTCGCCCTGGAGCTGCCCGGCTGGTCCGGCATGTTTCTCTATCGCCACAATCACCCCGGCTACGAAGGCTCTCACGATGTCTCCGTGGAGATGCTGGATTACCTCGCGGTACGATTGGTGATGGAACGCCTTTTCGCCCAGCGGCTGTGCGATCAACAGTGGCAGATTGCGCCCAACCTGGACATGCTGCGCTGGTACTTCCGAAGACGCCGCTCCGAGTTCATGGTGCGCCACAGTCTGCACAACAACCGGCTGCCGGAGTATCTCATTGTCCGTGCGCAACAGCTGGAACTGCAGACACCCACACCCAGCGATGACTATCCCCAGTGGCGTCAGCTGGCTGACATGATCTGGACATGGCGTCAAAGCCCCGCCTCCGACCGCCCAGCAGGACATTCGGTCTACGGCAGTGCCTGGCAGCTCTTTCGTCTGAGCCAGCATCTGGGGCTCATCGGACAGGATATCGCTAACCTCGGCGAACAGGGCGTAAGAAAACTCTTTGATTGCCTGCACCGCCTCACTCCCGATACCCAAAGTTTCCTCTGGCTGCAGGCCTACGAGCGCAACTATCGCGAGCAGATCTTCAACGCGGTCGTCAACAATGAGGGACGGGGACACTGGAAGAGTCGCGGAAGCACACCCGCCGCGCAAATCGTCTGGTGCATGGACGATCGCGAAGAGGGAATCCGCCGCCACTTGGAAGTCATCAATCCCGCCATTGAAACCTTCGGTGCTGCTGCCCACTACAACGTCCCGCACAATTGGCGGGGGCTCACCGACGAGAAGATTTCCGGACTCTGTCCCGTGGTCATGGTACCGGCGCACGAAATCAGGGAGAGAGCGCATCCCGGTATGGAAGAGCAGGCAAGACAACTCAGCAAGCGGCACAAGAAGCGGCTTCGACTGAAAGATCTCCTGCATCAGGAGACCCGCCGCAACCTGCTTGGTTCGACCGTACTGATCGCTCTGGCCGCCCCCGCCACTCTCGGCATTCTGATAGCCAAGGTATTGGCGCCGCTAAAGGTTGGCAAACTCTCTGCCAAACTGCGTGATACTTACGAAACCGCCGTGCAGACTGACATTGCAGTCACCGCCGCGCCAGATGCACCCGAAGGCACGATCGAACACAACCGTCTCGGTTTCTCGGATGAGGAACAGGCCGACCGGGTAGAGGTATTTCTGCAAAACATCGGCTTGGTGGATGGCTTCTCACCGCTGCCCATCATCATGGGTCACGGCTCCAGCAGCGAGAACAATCCGCACCGCGCCGCTTACGACTGCGGCGCCTGCAGCGGCCGTCACTCCGGTCCCAATGCGCGTATTCTCGCCGCCATCGCCAATCGCCCGGAGATCAGAGAGATCCTGCGTCAACGGGGAATCGACATTCACAAGAACAGCTGGTTCATCGGCGCCTTCCACAACACCTGCGATGAGAACATCGACTGGTTCGATATGGATAAGGTGCCGAAATCCCACCAGCAGATTCTCTCCGTTATCCAGAGGAATGTGGATGAAGCGTGCCATCATTCGGCTCATGAACGCTGCCGTAAATTTTTCTCCGCCCCGAAACAACCCAACCTGAAGCAGGCGCTTGCCCATATCCAGGGACGTGGTAACGATTTCAGCCAGGCACGCCCCGAACTGGGCCACGCCACCAACGCCTGCGCCGTCATCGGTCGCCGTTCCATTACCCAGGGTGCCTTCTTCGACCGCCGGGCCTTTCTCATCTCCTATGATCCCACCATCGATCCCAGTGGGGAGATCATCGAACGTCTGCTGTTGGCCAACGGTCCGGTGGGCGCGGGTATCAGCCTGGAGTATTACTTCTCCACCGTGAACAACGACGAATACGGCTGTGGTTCCAAGATAACCCACAACATCACCGGCCTCTTCGGCGTCATGGAGGGGGCCAGCTCCGACCTGCGCACCGGCCTGCCACGGCAGATGATCGAAATCCACGAGGCGATGCGTCTGCAGGTCATCGTGGAGCAGAAGATCGACCTGTTGACTGAGATCTATATGCGACAACCTCCGCTACAGGAGTTGGTGGGTAAAGGTTGGTTGCTACTCAGCGCCAAAGACCCGGACAGCGACCGAATCGATGTCTTCTATCCCGATCGAGGCTGGGTGCGTTGGGAGGGCCAGATCAACGAACTGCCGACAGTGAAAAACTCCGCCGACTGGTACGCGGGGCACATGGAGCCACTGAC from Gammaproteobacteria bacterium (ex Lamellibrachia satsuma) harbors:
- a CDS encoding EAL domain-containing protein — its product is MSSDNTDVGIRKAELLHAFMQQVPGRIAAILENWHRLVQSDWDSEIFAKLRERISTIAEAADKFGVKQIENSAQSLQAHLSQHTGTMKKPVHDEIVTLDGLVHAFKDAALDSCKQLPAKPPTEREQPAAPASTEACRIYLLGIDDSQIPGLRKHLAAMQYEIGTFANPSDLLEKAAGGTSQTCALISHIRWLPELFPESRQGGLWREKEGSNTGMPVAFIADSSDLQTRLQAMRTNASAFWAKPIDAYTVAQRMVELTSQQRHVPYRVLVVEDDPAQAVFATSILNKAGFETHSVTDPLQVMEVLHDFKPDLILMDLYMPGASGAELTAVIREQNEFVDTPIVFLSGEQDLDKQLKALSFGGEDFLSKPIGPKHLISTVTNRIHRAKEIHHRLGIPDRLDKATGLFARHYLLERVEMTLSTDTHVADIPAVLYIEIDNPEKALDVAGIGGMDVILSETGNIISGLLQPQDVLARFGDSSLGLLACRDKNEDLAELAEQLCETVADKIIELERNTISITVSVGICIVDGSNQDAGSIVSKGQWGSRMAHNAGGNQAYLYNPPKVEKGDEEDNLWLANLVQEAMQKNLFQIYFQPMVSLQGTANAHYQTLLRLKSPNGQLLTAATFISVAEELGVIGKLDQWTSMQAISIISENRGKSQEVRLFVSQSSALLNDLERMSWLQEQHRTGRIQEGELTFEFRLSDIIHHLKSAKTCFETLQKMGIGTLLTGVSNTSDDLRTLKHLALRFIKIDLALLNRDNSDLKELITTAHSLGIKVIAPQVENPSSIAKLWSSGADFVQGNFVQRPENNLIYDFDESVLQ
- a CDS encoding ABC transporter ATP-binding protein, with the translated sequence MATNSVQTAVRNQDYSWNELTGMILQHRRELIAANIIAIFGAIAAVPVPLLIPLLVDEVLLNQPGRAIATIDSLFPASWQGPTLYILAVLGLTLILRLITLILGVWQTRQFTCIAKDVIFLIRRDLLQRLEHISMSAYETLGSGTVASHLVTDLAAVDNFVSTTTSKFLVAVLTITGTALVLLWINWPLALFILLLNPIVIYFTTVFGRRVKRLKREENSAFQLFQESLEETLDAIQQIRASNRERHYIQRIIDKAESIRHHSAAFTWKSDAAGRLSFVIFLFGFDIFRAVSMFMVLYSDLTIGEMLGVFAYLWFMMGPVQEVLNVQYAYQSAQAALSRINQLMRVDLEPVYPHQENPFKDKTTVSVELNDIHFAYGEGPSVLKDISLQISAGEKVALVGASGGGKTTLVQILLGLYPPASGQVLFDGVPVNRIGMDVVRDHVATVLQHPALLNDSVRINLTLGRDVPETELWQALKIAQLDATIERMDQGLETLIGRFGVRLSGGQRQRLAIARMVLTNPSVVILDEATSALDTTTEGNLHSALQQFLAGRTTIIIAHRLSAVKQADRVLVFEDGRIVEQGRHDELIANNGLYSSLYGRQQ
- a CDS encoding DUF2782 domain-containing protein, whose amino-acid sequence is MEPAVTLEKHHNRTVEEYRVNNNLYMIKVTPNIGPSYYMVDPDGSGEMEMKRGPADVNVPKWTLFSW
- a CDS encoding amino acid ABC transporter substrate-binding protein — translated: MNSNRIMRWILTGLLLAAVSTTALASTLETVKKHGTLRCGVNTGLPGFALKSSAGRWEGMDADFCRAVAAAVFGDAEKVEFIPHTTKTRLQALQNGNIDLLAHNVTWTMSRDLGTGLDFAGIYYFDGQGFMVRKDMKVRSALALNGSSICVIGGTTSEANVKEYFIRHQMKLRLVSSDTSVDALKNFEQGTCKVLTSDLSQLYSLRTSTKNPGDYKVLPEPISKEPLGPVVREGDDNWRDIVQWTLFTLINAEEMGVSSNNVDRVLEIAHTPEVLRLLGKTGASGKSLGLENDWSYQIIRKVGNYGEVFERNLGKQTPLKMKRGFNSTWQNGGLLYAPPVR
- a CDS encoding riboflavin synthase subunit alpha codes for the protein MFTGIVQGTVEVVEIIEKSDFRTHKVLLPGKLLDGLEPGASVAHNGCCLTVTGIEDDLVSFDLMQETLRVTNLGEVEAGDRVNVERAARFEDEIGGHQMSGHILCTAIVVNVVATENNHQVRFRLPDEWMKYLFTKGYIGIDGISLTIGEVSGNEFEVNLIPETLARTNIGSRKPGDRINIEIDPQTQAIVDTVERVLAKTPSPS
- a CDS encoding GTP-binding protein, with product MKKDLKIIFTGPVGAGKTTAINAISDTDTVSTNESSTDELRYRKNTTTVAMDYGIINMVDSKRVHLYGTPGQERFDFMWDILIQGGMGLVLLVDNARPDPLEDMQFFLQRFGDFIQRTRVAIGVTRMDVSSTPRLNEYQSLLNEQTRKIPLFEVDARVRQDVSILVQSLLHSLDHQKRE